The following are encoded in a window of Amycolatopsis lexingtonensis genomic DNA:
- a CDS encoding bifunctional 3-phenylpropionate/cinnamic acid dioxygenase ferredoxin subunit: MIRACTVDELPPGESVRIPGTPAIAVFHTDDGELYAIDDTCTHQDASLADGWLEGCFVECPLHAALFDLRTGVPTCLPAKEPVRTYAVVVDEGVVYVRDAAKEDAA; this comes from the coding sequence ATGATTCGCGCGTGCACGGTGGACGAGCTGCCCCCCGGTGAGTCCGTCCGGATCCCCGGGACTCCCGCCATCGCGGTGTTCCACACCGACGACGGGGAGCTGTACGCCATCGACGACACGTGCACCCACCAGGACGCCTCCCTCGCCGACGGCTGGCTCGAAGGCTGCTTCGTCGAGTGCCCGCTGCACGCGGCGCTGTTCGACCTGCGCACGGGTGTGCCGACGTGCCTGCCGGCGAAGGAGCCCGTGCGCACGTACGCCGTCGTGGTCGACGAAGGTGTGGTCTACGTCCGCGACGCGGCGAAGGAAGACGCCGCGTGA
- the betA gene encoding choline dehydrogenase, with product MTSDTYDFVIVGGGSAGCALANRLSADPANKVLVLEAGRSDYKWDVFIHMPAALTFPIGSKFYDWGYRSEPEPYMNRRRIYHARGKVLGGSSSINGMIFQRGNPMDYERWGGDPGMSTWDYAHCLPYFNRMENCLADAPDGQWRGHDGPLELERGPASNPLFQAFFDAAEQAGYPRTDDVNGYRQEGFAAFDRNVRKGRRLSAAGAYLHPVMHRPNLTVKTHAFVSQILFDGTRAIGVEYAEGRKAPAEVYGKEIILCGGAINTPQLLQLSGVGNAADLEKLGIDVVKDLPGVGENLQDHLEVYIQYACKQPVSMQPSLAKWKRPYIGAQWLFLRSGPAATNHFEGGGFVRSNDEVKYPNLMFHFLPVAIRYDGSSPTGGHGYQVHVGPMYADTRGSVRITSTDPRQHPAIKFNYLSTETDRKEWVEAVRVARKILNQSALDPYNGGEISPGPSVETDEEILDWVAKDAETALHPSCTAKMGVDEKSVVDPQTMRVHGTEGLRVVDASVMPYITNGNIYAPVMMTAEKAADLILGNTPLAPVKLPFYRHGEAAAK from the coding sequence ATGACTTCCGATACCTACGACTTCGTCATCGTCGGCGGTGGCTCGGCGGGCTGCGCGCTGGCGAACCGGCTGTCGGCCGACCCGGCGAACAAGGTCCTCGTGCTGGAGGCGGGGCGGTCGGACTACAAGTGGGACGTCTTCATCCACATGCCGGCCGCGCTGACCTTCCCGATCGGGTCGAAGTTCTACGACTGGGGCTACCGCAGCGAACCCGAGCCGTACATGAACCGCCGTCGCATCTACCACGCGCGCGGCAAGGTGCTCGGCGGGTCGTCCAGCATCAACGGGATGATCTTCCAGCGCGGCAACCCGATGGACTACGAACGCTGGGGCGGCGACCCCGGGATGTCCACTTGGGACTACGCGCACTGCCTGCCGTACTTCAACCGCATGGAGAACTGTCTCGCCGACGCCCCCGACGGGCAGTGGCGCGGCCACGACGGCCCGCTCGAACTGGAGCGCGGCCCGGCGTCGAACCCGTTGTTCCAGGCCTTCTTCGACGCCGCCGAGCAGGCGGGCTACCCGCGCACCGACGACGTCAACGGGTACCGGCAGGAGGGCTTCGCCGCGTTCGACCGGAACGTCCGGAAAGGACGGCGGCTGTCCGCGGCCGGCGCCTACCTGCACCCGGTGATGCACCGGCCGAACCTCACGGTGAAGACGCACGCGTTCGTGTCGCAGATCCTCTTCGACGGCACGCGCGCGATCGGCGTCGAGTACGCCGAGGGCCGGAAGGCGCCGGCCGAGGTGTACGGCAAGGAGATCATCCTCTGCGGCGGCGCGATCAACACCCCGCAGCTGCTGCAGCTCTCCGGCGTCGGCAACGCGGCGGACCTGGAGAAGCTCGGCATCGACGTCGTCAAGGACCTGCCGGGCGTCGGCGAGAACCTCCAAGATCACCTGGAGGTGTACATCCAGTACGCCTGCAAGCAGCCGGTGTCGATGCAGCCGTCGCTGGCGAAGTGGAAGCGGCCCTACATCGGCGCGCAGTGGCTGTTCCTGCGGTCCGGGCCGGCCGCGACCAACCACTTCGAGGGCGGCGGGTTCGTCCGCTCCAACGACGAAGTGAAGTATCCGAACCTGATGTTCCACTTCCTGCCGGTGGCGATCCGCTACGACGGTTCGTCGCCCACCGGAGGGCACGGCTACCAGGTGCACGTCGGCCCGATGTACGCCGACACCCGCGGCTCGGTGAGGATCACCTCGACCGACCCGCGGCAGCACCCGGCGATCAAGTTCAACTACCTGTCGACCGAGACCGACCGCAAGGAATGGGTCGAGGCCGTGCGGGTGGCGCGGAAGATCCTCAACCAGTCCGCGCTCGACCCGTACAACGGCGGGGAGATCTCGCCGGGGCCGTCGGTGGAGACCGACGAGGAGATCCTCGACTGGGTCGCCAAGGACGCCGAGACCGCGCTGCACCCGTCGTGCACGGCCAAGATGGGCGTGGACGAGAAGTCCGTCGTCGACCCGCAGACCATGCGGGTGCACGGCACCGAGGGCCTGCGCGTGGTCGACGCGTCGGTGATGCCCTACATCACCAACGGCAACATCTACGCGCCGGTGATGATGACCGCCGAGAAGGCCGCCGACCTGATCCTCGGCAACACCCCGCTCGCCCCGGTCAAGCTGCCGTTCTACCGGCACGGCGAAGCCGCCGCGAAGTAA
- a CDS encoding NAD(P)/FAD-dependent oxidoreductase, producing the protein MKRVAVVGASLAGVRAAQELRAQGYDGGIVLIGEEPHLPYDRPPLSKGFLAGTASAASLELLDAGDLASLALDFRLGVRATALEPASRRVLLSDGGSVHADGVVIATGGRARTLPGFEGAFVLRTLDDAVALRAALVPGVRVAIVGAGFIGAEVASTCRSLGLDVVVLEALAAPLAPVLGPSLAEVCARLHLDHGTDLRCGVRVSGLSPAGVELADGSLVPADVVVTGVGMTPATEWLAGSGVQVGNGVHTDAGLVTALPQVVAVGDVARYGGRRHEHWTNASEQAPVAVANLLAGRTSRTYEPSGYVWSDQYSGTLQLAGHPRPDDTVSFVDGDPSSSSFVAVWQRDGETVGVFALNNAKLFNRLRRQSLRRPATV; encoded by the coding sequence GTGAAGCGGGTCGCCGTCGTCGGGGCCTCGCTGGCCGGGGTCCGCGCCGCGCAGGAGCTGCGCGCGCAGGGCTACGACGGCGGGATCGTGCTGATCGGCGAGGAGCCCCACCTGCCCTACGACCGGCCGCCGCTGTCCAAGGGCTTCCTCGCCGGGACGGCGTCCGCCGCGTCCCTGGAGCTGCTCGACGCCGGCGACCTCGCCTCGCTGGCCCTGGACTTCCGGCTCGGCGTCCGCGCGACGGCGCTGGAGCCGGCTTCGCGTCGAGTGCTGTTGTCGGACGGCGGCTCGGTGCACGCGGACGGCGTCGTCATCGCCACCGGCGGCCGGGCGCGCACGCTGCCGGGCTTCGAGGGCGCTTTCGTGCTGCGGACCCTCGACGACGCCGTCGCCCTGCGCGCGGCCCTGGTGCCCGGGGTGCGGGTGGCGATCGTCGGCGCGGGGTTCATCGGGGCCGAGGTGGCCTCGACGTGCCGCTCGCTGGGCCTCGACGTGGTCGTCCTGGAGGCGTTGGCCGCGCCGCTGGCCCCGGTGCTGGGCCCGTCGCTGGCCGAGGTCTGCGCCCGGCTGCACCTCGACCACGGCACGGACCTGCGCTGCGGCGTCCGGGTTTCGGGCCTGTCCCCGGCCGGCGTCGAGCTGGCCGACGGCTCCCTCGTCCCGGCCGACGTGGTCGTCACCGGCGTCGGCATGACCCCGGCGACGGAGTGGCTGGCGGGCTCCGGAGTGCAGGTCGGCAACGGCGTCCACACGGACGCGGGACTGGTCACGGCACTGCCCCAGGTGGTGGCGGTGGGCGACGTGGCCCGCTACGGGGGCCGGCGGCACGAGCACTGGACGAACGCGTCGGAGCAGGCCCCGGTCGCGGTGGCCAACCTGCTGGCCGGGCGGACTTCGCGGACGTACGAACCGAGCGGTTACGTCTGGTCGGACCAGTATTCGGGGACGCTGCAGCTGGCCGGGCACCCGCGCCCGGACGACACGGTTTCTTTCGTCGACGGCGACCCGTCGTCCTCGTCGTTCGTGGCGGTGTGGCAGCGGGACGGGGAGACGGTGGGGGTGTTCGCGCTGAACAACGCGAAGCTGTTCAACCGCCTGCGCCGCCAGTCCCTCCGGCGGCCCGCGACCGTCTGA
- a CDS encoding aromatic ring-hydroxylating oxygenase subunit alpha, translated as MTAIDLPPSLLATLPGASYTDPAIFALEQAKIFEADWFCAVRSADLAGPGAFETVQVGKESVLVSRGRDGKLNAFLNVCRHRGARLCTAESGTVKRAFQCPYHAWTYGLDGKLVAAPNLTGMPDVDRTEFGLTKVHLREWLGYAWVCLADEPPSFEETVVGAVTERLGGPAEIDAYGIDGLALGKRIEYDVKANWKQIIENFMECYHCATIHPELTEVLPEFADGYAAQYYVGHGAEFGGEIKGFTIDGSEGVDRLPGVTEAQDRKYYAITIKPGVFVNLVPDHVILHRMFPLAPDRTLVRCDWLYLPEVVESGRDLSRSVELFHRVNLQDFEACERCQLAMDSRSYVNGGVLVPSEHHIGAFHDWVRARLAAG; from the coding sequence GTGACCGCAATCGATCTCCCGCCGAGCCTGCTCGCCACCCTGCCGGGCGCCTCCTACACCGACCCGGCGATCTTCGCGCTGGAACAGGCGAAGATCTTCGAGGCGGACTGGTTCTGCGCCGTGCGCAGCGCCGACCTCGCCGGGCCCGGGGCGTTCGAGACCGTCCAGGTCGGCAAGGAGAGCGTCCTCGTCTCCCGGGGCCGCGACGGCAAGCTCAACGCGTTCCTCAACGTCTGCCGCCACCGCGGCGCCCGGCTCTGCACGGCCGAGAGCGGCACGGTGAAGCGCGCCTTCCAGTGCCCGTACCACGCCTGGACGTACGGGCTGGACGGCAAGCTCGTCGCCGCGCCGAACCTCACCGGGATGCCGGACGTCGACCGGACCGAGTTCGGCCTCACGAAGGTCCACCTGCGCGAGTGGCTCGGCTACGCCTGGGTCTGCCTGGCCGACGAGCCGCCGTCGTTCGAGGAGACCGTCGTCGGCGCGGTCACCGAACGGCTCGGCGGGCCTGCCGAGATCGACGCCTACGGCATCGACGGCCTCGCGCTGGGCAAGCGCATCGAGTACGACGTGAAGGCGAACTGGAAGCAGATCATCGAGAACTTCATGGAGTGCTACCACTGCGCGACGATCCACCCGGAGCTCACCGAGGTGCTCCCGGAGTTCGCCGACGGCTACGCCGCGCAGTACTACGTCGGCCACGGCGCCGAATTCGGCGGCGAGATCAAGGGCTTCACGATCGACGGCTCCGAAGGCGTCGACCGGCTGCCCGGCGTCACCGAAGCCCAGGACCGCAAGTACTACGCGATCACCATCAAGCCGGGCGTCTTCGTCAACCTGGTGCCGGACCACGTCATCCTGCACCGGATGTTCCCGCTCGCCCCGGACCGGACGCTGGTGCGTTGCGACTGGCTGTACCTGCCGGAGGTGGTCGAGTCCGGGCGCGACCTGAGCCGGTCGGTCGAGCTGTTCCACCGCGTCAACCTGCAGGACTTCGAGGCGTGCGAGCGTTGCCAGCTCGCCATGGACTCGCGCTCCTACGTCAACGGCGGGGTGCTCGTGCCCAGCGAGCACCACATCGGCGCGTTCCACGACTGGGTCCGCGCCCGGCTGGCCGCCGGTTAG
- the glyA gene encoding serine hydroxymethyltransferase, with protein MTATIDPVLNRTLADYDPAVAEAIGAELRRQRTTLEMIASENFAPLSVLQAQGSVLTNKYAEGYPGRRYYGGCEHVDVLEQLAIDRVKALFGAGFANVQPHSGAQANAAAMAALLKPGDKILGLSLAHGGHLTHGMRINFSGLLYDVAAYEVSEKDYRVDMAEVARLAREHRPKLIIAGWSAYPRQLDFARFREIADEAGAYLMVDMAHFAGLVAAGLHPSPVPHAHVTTTTTHKTLGGPRGGVVLTNDPALAKKVNSAVFPGQQGGPLEHVIAAKAVAFKMAAEPEFAERQQRTLRGAKILAERLLEAGIDVLTGGTDVHLVLVDLRGSELDGKQAEDRLHEVGITVNRNAVPFDPRPPMVTSGLRIGTPALATRGFGDAEFREAADVIAEALKPGCDVEKLRARVTALAEAFPLYPGEETR; from the coding sequence ATGACCGCGACGATCGACCCAGTGCTCAACCGGACCCTGGCCGACTACGACCCGGCGGTCGCCGAAGCGATCGGCGCCGAGCTGCGCCGTCAGCGGACGACGCTGGAGATGATCGCCTCCGAGAACTTCGCCCCGCTCAGCGTGCTCCAGGCCCAGGGCTCGGTGCTCACCAACAAGTACGCCGAGGGCTACCCCGGCCGTCGCTACTACGGCGGCTGCGAGCACGTCGACGTCCTCGAACAGCTCGCCATCGACCGCGTCAAGGCGCTGTTCGGCGCGGGTTTCGCCAACGTCCAGCCGCACTCGGGCGCCCAGGCCAACGCCGCCGCGATGGCCGCGCTCCTCAAGCCCGGGGACAAGATCCTCGGCCTCTCGCTCGCCCACGGCGGCCACCTGACGCACGGCATGCGGATCAATTTCTCCGGCCTGCTCTACGACGTCGCCGCGTACGAAGTGTCCGAAAAGGACTACCGCGTCGACATGGCCGAGGTCGCGCGGCTGGCCCGCGAGCACCGGCCGAAGCTGATCATCGCCGGCTGGTCGGCCTACCCGCGGCAGCTGGACTTCGCCCGCTTCCGCGAGATCGCCGACGAGGCCGGCGCGTACCTGATGGTCGACATGGCGCACTTCGCCGGGCTGGTCGCCGCCGGGCTGCACCCGTCGCCGGTGCCGCACGCGCACGTCACGACGACCACCACCCACAAGACCCTCGGCGGCCCGCGCGGCGGCGTCGTGCTGACGAACGACCCGGCGCTGGCCAAGAAGGTCAACTCCGCCGTCTTCCCCGGTCAGCAGGGCGGCCCGCTCGAGCACGTCATCGCCGCCAAGGCCGTCGCGTTCAAGATGGCGGCCGAGCCGGAGTTCGCCGAACGCCAGCAGCGGACTCTGCGCGGCGCGAAGATCCTCGCCGAGCGGCTCCTGGAAGCGGGGATCGACGTGCTGACCGGCGGCACCGACGTCCACCTGGTGCTCGTCGACCTGCGCGGCTCCGAGCTGGACGGCAAGCAGGCCGAGGACCGGCTGCACGAGGTCGGCATCACGGTCAACCGCAACGCCGTCCCGTTCGACCCGCGCCCGCCGATGGTGACGTCCGGCCTGCGGATCGGCACGCCGGCCTTGGCCACGCGCGGCTTCGGCGACGCCGAGTTCCGCGAGGCCGCCGATGTCATCGCCGAAGCGCTCAAGCCCGGCTGCGACGTCGAGAAGCTGCGGGCCCGCGTCACCGCGCTCGCCGAAGCGTTCCCGCTGTACCCCGGGGAGGAGACCCGATGA
- a CDS encoding aldehyde dehydrogenase family protein produces the protein MKDLYIDGSWADAAAGTHSDVLNPATGEVIETVAEAGREEVGAAVEAARRAFDDGPWRRTTAAERSALLRKTADLLVRDREELARTESLDTGKTLGEGRIDIDDVTNVFRYYAGLADKDAGRLVDAGSATVVSRIVHEPVGVCALIAPWNYPLLQMSWKVAPALAAGNTIVLKPSEVTPLTTIRLVALLDEAGAPPGVVNLLLGPGHVGAAMVEHPAVDLVSFTGGYATGEKIMTAAAKGVRRVALELGGKNPNVVFADADYDTALDYALMAAFVHSGQVCSAGARLIVQDGIHDRFVADLAARAEKIRVGDGLDPATETGPLVSAQHRAKVEGYIESALRDGATLRAGGKRPEGPEYEKGFFLRPTVFSDCTRDMAIVREEVFGPVVTVERFAEEADAIALANDTEYGLAGAVWTSDASRAQRVAGALRHGTVWINDYHPYLPQAEWGGFGRSGIGRELGPSGLAEYQESKHVYQNIDPVPQHWFKG, from the coding sequence ATGAAAGACCTGTACATCGACGGGAGCTGGGCGGACGCCGCGGCCGGAACGCACTCCGACGTGCTGAACCCCGCCACCGGCGAGGTCATCGAGACCGTCGCCGAGGCCGGCCGCGAAGAGGTCGGCGCCGCCGTCGAAGCCGCTCGCCGGGCCTTCGACGACGGCCCGTGGCGCCGCACGACCGCCGCCGAGCGCAGCGCGCTGCTGCGCAAGACGGCCGACCTCCTGGTCCGCGACCGCGAGGAACTGGCCCGCACCGAGAGCCTCGACACCGGCAAGACGCTGGGCGAAGGCCGCATCGACATCGACGACGTGACGAACGTCTTCCGCTACTACGCCGGCCTCGCGGACAAGGACGCCGGACGGCTGGTCGACGCGGGCAGCGCGACCGTCGTCAGCCGGATCGTGCACGAGCCCGTCGGCGTCTGCGCGCTGATCGCGCCGTGGAACTACCCGCTGCTCCAGATGTCCTGGAAGGTCGCGCCCGCCCTCGCCGCGGGCAACACGATCGTGCTCAAGCCGAGCGAGGTCACGCCGCTGACCACGATCCGGCTGGTCGCCCTGCTGGACGAGGCCGGCGCGCCACCCGGCGTCGTCAACCTGCTGCTCGGCCCGGGCCACGTCGGCGCGGCGATGGTCGAGCACCCGGCCGTGGACCTGGTGTCCTTCACCGGCGGCTACGCGACCGGCGAGAAGATCATGACCGCCGCCGCGAAGGGCGTCCGGCGGGTCGCCCTCGAACTCGGCGGCAAGAACCCGAACGTGGTCTTCGCCGACGCCGACTACGACACCGCGCTGGACTACGCGCTGATGGCCGCGTTCGTCCATTCGGGACAGGTCTGTTCGGCGGGCGCGCGGTTGATCGTCCAAGATGGAATCCATGACCGGTTCGTCGCGGACCTCGCCGCGCGCGCCGAAAAGATCCGGGTCGGCGACGGTCTCGACCCCGCGACCGAGACGGGCCCGCTCGTCTCGGCGCAGCACCGCGCGAAGGTGGAGGGCTACATCGAAAGCGCTCTCCGGGACGGCGCCACGCTCCGGGCGGGCGGCAAGCGCCCCGAAGGACCGGAGTACGAAAAGGGTTTCTTCCTCCGCCCGACCGTGTTTTCCGACTGCACCAGGGACATGGCGATCGTCCGGGAAGAGGTCTTCGGCCCGGTCGTCACCGTGGAACGCTTCGCCGAAGAGGCCGACGCGATCGCGCTGGCCAACGACACCGAATACGGGCTCGCCGGAGCCGTGTGGACGTCGGACGCGTCCCGCGCCCAGCGGGTCGCCGGGGCCCTGCGCCACGGCACCGTGTGGATCAACGACTACCACCCCTACCTGCCGCAGGCGGAGTGGGGCGGGTTCGGCAGATCCGGCATCGGCCGCGAGCTCGGACCGTCCGGGCTCGCGGAGTACCAGGAGAGCAAGCACGTCTACCAGAACATCGATCCCGTTCCGCAGCACTGGTTCAAAGGCTGA
- a CDS encoding GntR family transcriptional regulator, translating to MHPQVNPPSLAEQAYLFVRDRLVMLDIPPGSPINEEELGTTLGMGRTPIREALKRLESERLVVAYPRRGTFATDVNISDLAHISEVRRTLEPMATAAAAARATAADRATLTELRAGLDAGVPAGDNAELLRTDLALHRAIYRCVHNPYLEDTLIRYDNLATRIWCVFVPRLSGMAGHVDEHVPLLTAIIEGDAEKAAALTQAHVTGFEAAIRALV from the coding sequence GTGCATCCCCAGGTCAATCCCCCTTCGCTGGCCGAACAGGCGTATCTCTTCGTCCGCGACCGGCTCGTCATGCTCGACATCCCGCCGGGCTCCCCCATCAACGAAGAGGAGCTCGGCACCACGCTCGGCATGGGCCGCACGCCGATCCGCGAGGCGCTGAAACGCCTGGAGTCCGAGCGGCTGGTCGTCGCCTACCCGCGGCGCGGGACGTTCGCCACCGACGTCAACATCTCCGACCTCGCGCACATCTCCGAGGTCCGGCGCACGCTGGAGCCGATGGCGACGGCCGCCGCGGCCGCGCGCGCGACCGCGGCCGACCGGGCGACCCTGACCGAGCTGCGCGCGGGCCTCGACGCCGGCGTCCCGGCCGGCGACAACGCCGAGCTGCTGCGCACCGACCTCGCCCTGCACCGGGCGATCTACCGCTGCGTGCACAACCCGTACCTCGAGGACACGCTGATCCGGTACGACAACCTCGCGACCCGGATCTGGTGCGTGTTCGTGCCCCGGCTGTCCGGGATGGCCGGCCACGTCGACGAGCACGTCCCGCTCCTCACCGCGATCATCGAGGGCGACGCCGAGAAGGCGGCCGCGCTGACGCAGGCGCACGTCACCGGGTTCGAGGCCGCCATCCGGGCGCTGGTCTAA
- a CDS encoding amino acid permease: MTTQEIPAGGGPAADDSSELEKFGYRQELERSLGSFSSFAAGFSYISILTGVFQLFFFGFGSGGPAFIWTWPLVFVGQAAVALCFAELAGQFPLAGSVYQWAKQIAKPATSWLAGWIMIIGAIVTAAAVAVAYQIILPQVSTAFQIVGSDEDAGLTSTPGGAQNAIILALILVVFATVVNIIGVKLMAKINNFGVAVELGASILLVIALAIHIKRGPSLVFDTAGTGEGHSFGYLGAFLVASLMSAYVFYGFDTAGSLAEETTHPRRHAPRAILRAITAAFIVGGLIMLFGMMAVGDLSAKELSTSGMPYLLKSTLGEGLGDAFLICSAIAITVCCLAVQTAAIRMAWAMARDGRLPFSRAMAKVSPRSKVPVLPALLTGGLTVVVLLINLGNQRAFFILTSTAIILFYIPYLMVTGPMLVRRLRGHWPRPEHGPYFKLGRWGTLVNLVAVLYGAAMTVNLIWPRAEVYGDDHWYFQWGAVIVTGLIVIIGAIMLYVRRRTWGSSHTSPEHMPDNAPDTLPG; the protein is encoded by the coding sequence ATGACCACGCAAGAAATTCCGGCGGGCGGGGGGCCTGCTGCCGACGACAGTTCCGAACTCGAAAAGTTCGGCTACCGCCAGGAGCTCGAGCGCTCGCTCGGGTCGTTCTCCAGCTTCGCCGCCGGGTTCAGCTACATCTCGATCCTGACCGGCGTGTTCCAGCTCTTCTTCTTCGGCTTCGGGTCGGGGGGCCCGGCCTTCATCTGGACGTGGCCACTGGTCTTCGTCGGCCAGGCCGCCGTGGCGCTGTGCTTCGCCGAGCTCGCCGGGCAGTTCCCGCTCGCCGGCTCGGTGTACCAATGGGCCAAGCAGATCGCGAAACCGGCGACGTCGTGGCTGGCCGGCTGGATCATGATCATCGGCGCGATCGTGACGGCGGCGGCCGTCGCGGTGGCCTACCAGATCATCCTGCCGCAGGTCTCGACCGCGTTCCAGATCGTCGGCAGCGACGAAGACGCCGGTCTGACGTCGACACCCGGCGGCGCGCAGAACGCCATCATCCTGGCCCTCATCCTCGTCGTGTTCGCCACGGTCGTGAACATCATCGGCGTCAAGCTGATGGCGAAGATCAACAACTTCGGCGTCGCGGTCGAACTCGGCGCGAGCATCCTGCTCGTGATCGCGCTCGCCATCCACATCAAGCGCGGTCCCAGCCTCGTTTTCGACACCGCCGGCACCGGTGAGGGTCACTCGTTCGGGTATCTCGGGGCGTTCCTGGTGGCGTCGTTGATGAGCGCGTACGTCTTCTACGGCTTCGACACCGCGGGCTCACTGGCCGAAGAGACGACCCACCCGCGGCGGCACGCGCCCCGCGCGATCCTGCGGGCGATCACGGCGGCGTTCATCGTGGGCGGGCTGATCATGCTGTTCGGCATGATGGCCGTCGGCGACCTGAGCGCCAAGGAGCTGAGCACGTCCGGCATGCCGTACCTGCTCAAGAGCACCCTCGGCGAAGGCCTCGGCGACGCGTTCCTGATCTGCTCGGCGATCGCGATCACCGTGTGCTGCCTGGCCGTGCAGACCGCCGCCATCCGGATGGCCTGGGCGATGGCCCGCGACGGCCGCCTGCCGTTCAGCCGGGCGATGGCGAAGGTCTCGCCGCGGTCCAAGGTGCCGGTGCTGCCCGCGCTGCTCACCGGCGGCCTCACCGTCGTGGTGCTGCTGATCAACCTGGGCAACCAGCGGGCGTTCTTCATCCTGACCTCGACCGCGATCATCCTGTTCTACATCCCCTACCTGATGGTCACCGGCCCGATGCTCGTCCGGCGCCTGCGCGGGCACTGGCCGCGGCCGGAGCACGGCCCGTACTTCAAGCTCGGCCGCTGGGGCACGCTGGTGAACCTGGTCGCGGTGCTCTACGGCGCCGCGATGACGGTCAACCTGATCTGGCCGCGCGCCGAGGTCTACGGCGACGATCACTGGTACTTCCAGTGGGGCGCGGTGATCGTCACCGGGCTGATCGTGATCATCGGTGCGATCATGCTCTACGTCCGGCGCCGCACCTGGGGTTCGTCGCACACGAGCCCCGAGCACATGCCCGACAACGCCCCGGACACCCTGCCCGGCTGA
- a CDS encoding TetR/AcrR family transcriptional regulator: protein MAKSEPGATRRRGPNDPERRARIAKAAIEVVAQRGIDGVTHRSVAAAAGVPLGSTTYHFATLDDLLEVALHEAAEKNVHALKEWEAALPPDADFAAALADLVMGYITEQYRDTVVEYDLYVAALHRPALRKASAAWDEALIAFFGSRTDPLTGRLLAGLFCGLLMQLALADPRPGRAEIETLFRRAIDGPAA, encoded by the coding sequence ATGGCCAAGAGCGAACCCGGCGCGACGCGGCGCCGCGGTCCGAACGACCCCGAACGGCGCGCGCGGATCGCCAAGGCGGCGATCGAGGTGGTCGCCCAGCGCGGGATCGACGGGGTCACGCACCGCTCGGTCGCCGCGGCGGCCGGCGTCCCGCTCGGCTCGACGACCTACCACTTCGCGACGCTGGACGACCTGCTGGAGGTCGCCCTGCACGAGGCCGCCGAGAAGAACGTCCACGCGCTGAAGGAGTGGGAGGCCGCGCTCCCGCCGGACGCCGACTTCGCCGCGGCGCTCGCCGACCTGGTGATGGGCTACATCACCGAGCAGTACCGCGACACCGTGGTCGAGTACGACCTGTACGTCGCGGCCCTGCACCGGCCGGCGCTGCGCAAGGCGAGCGCGGCGTGGGACGAAGCGCTCATCGCGTTCTTCGGCTCCCGGACCGACCCGCTCACCGGCCGCCTGCTGGCCGGCTTGTTCTGCGGCCTGCTGATGCAGCTGGCGCTGGCCGACCCCCGGCCGGGCCGCGCGGAGATCGAAACACTGTTCCGGCGGGCGATCGACGGCCCGGCCGCCTGA